One region of Triticum aestivum cultivar Chinese Spring chromosome 6B, IWGSC CS RefSeq v2.1, whole genome shotgun sequence genomic DNA includes:
- the LOC123136296 gene encoding uncharacterized protein has protein sequence MSIACCLPVVECVYCLACTRWVWERCLHTTGYDSETWGLASPGEFEPVPRLCRFILAVYEDDLETPQWAPPGGYDIEPRWVVRRRTPEHAQGRAPTYLLYVDHRHADVVLAVRGMDMAKESDYAVLLDNRIGQAGFDGGYVHNGLLKAAEWVFDAECDVLRDLLATNPGYTLTFAGHSLGSGVAAMLALLAVRDRERLGGVERRRIRCFSMAPPRCMSLNLAVRYADVINSVILQDDFLPRTDIPLEDIIKSLFCLPCLLCGNCLIATCIPESVMLRDPRRLYAPGRLYHIVERKPFRCGRYPPAVRTAVPVDGRFENIVLSCNAISDHAIIWIEREAQRAVDLMLENERTMKVPENQRMDGETAATRDHGEEQQAALRRAIALGIADVNLPSTYGTFDENANPEESEASPVLLDSGRRRTVWNEWIARIFEKDESGQMVPRR, from the exons ATGTCCATCGCGTGCTGCCTGCCGGTGGTGGAGTGCGTGTACTGCCTGGCATGCACGCGCTGGGTGTGGGAGCGCTGCCTCCACACCACCGGCTACGACAGCGAGACCTGGGGCCTGGCCTCGCCGGGGGAGTTCGAGCCGGTGCCGCGGCTATGCCGGTTCATCCTGGCGGTCTACGAGGACGACCTGGAGACCCCGCAGTGGGCGCCGCCGGGGGGCTACGACATCGAGCCCCGGTGGGTGGTGCGCCGGAGGACGCCCGAGCACGCGCAGGGGCGCGCCCCGACGTACCTGCTGTACGTCGACCACCGGCACGCGGACGTCGTGCTCGCCGTGCGCGGCATGGACATGGCCAAGGAGAGCGACTACGCCGTGCTGCTGGACAACAGGATCGGGCAGGCGGGCTTTGACGGCGGCTACGTGCACAACGGCCTGCTCAAGGCCGCCGAGTGGGTGTTCGACGCCGAGTGCGACGTGCTGAGGGACCTCCTGGCCACGAATCCCGGCTACACGCTCACGTTCGCTGGGCATTCCCTCGGCTCCGGCGTCGCGGCCATGCTGGCTCTGCTGGCGGTGCGCGACAGGGAGCGGCTGGGTggcgtggagaggaggaggatacGGTGCTTCTCCATGGCGCCTCCCAGGTGCATGTCGCTCAATCTGGCAGTCCGTTATGCCGACGTCATTAACTCGGTTATTCTTCAG GATGATTTTCTGCCCCGCACCGACATTCCTTTGGAAGACATTATCAAGTCACTTTTCTG CTTGCCATGCCTTCTGTGTGGAAATTGCCTCATAGCCACATGTATACCTGAAAGTGTGATGCTGAGAGATCCAAGGCGTCTGTACGCACCAGGCCGGCTTTACCACATTGTTGAAAGGAAGCCTTTCAG ATGTGGAAGATATCCGCCTGCCGTTAGAACAGCAGTTCCAGTGGATGGCAGATTTGAGAACATAGTTCTTTCTTGCAACGCGATTTCTGACCATGCCATTATCTGGATAGAAAGGGAAGCCCAAAGAGCGGTAGAT TTGATGCTGGAGAATGAGAGGACCATGAAAGTGCCTGAGAATCAAAGGATGGATGGTGAAACCGCGGCGACAAGGGATCACGGTGAGGAGCAGCAGGCGGCCCTGAGGCGTGCTATAGCGCTAGGGATCGCGGATGTCAACCTGCCGTCAACATACGGAACATTCGACGAAAATGCAAACCCCGAGGAGAGTGAGGCTTCGCCGGTGCTGCTTGACAGCGGCAGGCGAAGAACGGTTTGGAATGAGTGGATTGCGAGGATATTTGAGAAGGATGAATCCGGGCAAATGGTTCCACGGAGATGA